The Methanobrevibacter sp. genome segment ATTATAGGTTTTATAATTCTTATAACTCTCAGATGGCACATGAATCTACTTGCGATGGGTGATGAAGAAGCACAATCATTAGGCCTTAATCCGACAAAAGTCAGGTTATTGATTATTGCGGGATGTACTTTACTCACTTCCGCTTCAGTATCTGTAAGCGGTATTATCGGCTGGATTGGACTGGTTATTCCTCACATGACTCGTATGATTGTCGGTCCTGATAATAAAATATTGATTCCTGCATCATTAAGTTTAGGTGCAAGTTTCCTATTATTGATAGATAATATTTCACGTGCATTAATATCAATAGAAATTCCGATTGGTATTCTGACAGCCATTATTGGTGTGCCGATATTTTTATATCTACTTAAGAAGGGGTATTCAGAATGGGCTTAAATGATAAACTGTTTGATGTTAAAAATATTTCATTTTCCTATGGCGATGTGGAAATTTTTTCAAAAATTAGCTTTTCTGTTGAAAAAGGAGACGTATTATGTATTTTAGGTCCGAATGGAACTGGAAAAACAACTTTAATCAAGTGTCTTAACGGATTGCATGATATAAATGATGGTGAAATTTTAATTAATGGCGAAAATATCAAAAAATTATCTTTTAAGGAAATATCAAGACACATCGGTTACATTCCTCAGTCCCACGTTCCGTCATTCCCATTTAAAGTTTTGGATGTTGTAGTTATGGGCAGGGCACCATACCTGAATCTAACGGATTCTCCCAAAAAGGAAGATATTGAAATTGCCATAAATTCCCTAAAGATTTTAGGTATTGAAAATCTTAAGGATAAGGAATACACCAATTTAAGCGGTGGAGAAAGGCAGCTGGTGTTTTTAGCAAGGATATTGTGTCAGCAACCCGACATTCTGATATTGGATGAGCCAACTTCACATCTGGATTTTGGAAATCAAATCAAATTTTTAGAAATTGTCGATAATCTGGCAAAAGAAGGTCTTTCAATTATAATGACATCCCATTTTCCTGATCATGCATTTTTAAGTTCAAATAAAGTGGCAATAATGAAAGAAAAAAAATTCATAGATTTTGGAAGTCCGGATGATGTTGTAACTGAAGAAAATTTAAAAGAAGCTTATTCAATTGATGCGAAATTAATTGAATTGGATAATGAAAGGAAAGTCTGTGTTCCTTTAAAAACAAATTTAGAATTAGATTTATAAGGTGATTATATGAATGAACAAGATTATGATGAACAGTTAGCAAAAGCAGCAGAATTTCATGGCCATATTTGTGGAGGAATTGCAATCGGAACTAAATTGGCAATGTACGGTCTTGAATTACTTGGATTGGGATTTAATCAAAGACATAAAAACCTCATTGTCTTTTTGGAAATTGATAGGTGTATGTCTGACGCAGTTCAGTCTGTTACCGGTTGTTCCATGGGTAAAAGAACCCTTAAACAAATGTATTATGGTAAATTTGCAGCCACATTCTATAATACAGATACTGATGAAGCATTAAGGATTACTGATGCTGATGCAAATAAAAAGTTCAAGGATGAAGAAACAAAAGATGAAATGATTGCTCGTTTTAGAAGAACTCCTCCTGAAGAACTGTTTAAAGTAGATAGGGTCAAAATAGAATTGACTCCTGGAGACATGCCTGGCAAACCATATACAACCACATTCTGTTCTGTATGTGGTGAAAAGGTATCTGACGGTCGTCATGTTCTTAGAGGTGGAAAACCGGTCTGCAAGTCATGTGCTCAAGAGTCATATTATGAATTGATTGAAGATTAGTTTATAACCTTATTCTTAATTCTTTTTATATTTTTTATTTTTTTAATTTTTATTTCTAATTCCTTTTTATTGCTGTTTTATTGATTTTTAGACTATTTTTTTTAATTTGGATTAGTTTTACTTCATTAATTTATTTTTTAATAAATAATTGCGATATGTTTATATATTCATATTTAGAAATATTATTCCATAACAAAGAATTTGGGTGTTGAAAAATGGATTTGATTGGGGGTTATTTACTAATTGCTTTATTGTTATTTTCAGCTAATTTAGCTCTTTTACTTGGCAATTATCAGATTAATAATAAAAGGACAGCAGCTATTGGCTTAATATTTTCAATAATGTTATTTTTAGCGATGAGCGTCTCCAAATATTTAAGTAATCCATTATCCTTTCTAACTGATTATTTTAACTATTTATTTTTCATTATTTCAATAATCCTATTTGTTTTAATGGTAATTTATATGAAAAATAGTAATAATTTAGTTTATTTGATTTATTCAATTTCAGTAATGTTTTTTATTTCAACTTTATTATTGTCATCTCAGGCAAATTTATTATTTTCTGATGTGATTATTTATTCTTTGTTAGTTTTAATTACTGTATTTATTGTTTATCAAATTTCAAAGTTTTTAACTCATGCAAAAAGACAATACCCTGTATTAGTTGGCGAATTTATGAGTTTATTTTCAATTCTGGTCTTTATTTTTGCTCTAACATATGATTCTACAAGAAATATTGACTACACCATGTTTAGTTCATTTTTGATTTTAACTCCAACTTACCAGTTAATTTATCTTATAATTGGAATAGTTGCACTGATGATTTTGGGTGTCCTTTTAAATGAGAGTAAAGGAGGAAATTCATGATAATTCAAGGAACTGAAACATTAACTTCATTGATTCATATACTTTCGGAAAGTTTATTGACTCCAGTTGTCGTTTTAATTATTATATCTGTTGTAATAGTTATTTTGTCATTTGGCGGTCTTATTAATGAGTACATATCAAGAAAGCCAATCAGTTCAAATGAATTGGAGCAGTTAATAAGAAATGTTTCATTTTCAAATGATGTTTCAAAGCTGAGAAATGAGATTGAAAATAGTAATCTGTTCACTTTTCAAAAGGAAATCCTGATTAAAATAGCTAATAATTATGATATAGGTCAGGATGCAAGAAAAGCGCTGGCTAGTGAACTAATTTCAAATGAAGAAACAAAATTAATTAAAAAGACTAATAAAACTGATATTCTGATAAGAGTAGGTCCGATTTTAGGTCTTTTGGGAACATTAATTCCTTTAGGTCCTGGTCTGGCGGCACTGGGTACCGGAGATATTTTAACTCTTGCCCAGTCACTAACTATTGCATTTGATACAACTGTAACAGGATTGTCTGTCGGGGCATTGTCTTATTTAATATCAAAATTTAAAAAACAGTGGTATGAATCAGATTTGATTAATGTCGAATCTATTGTTGAGGCGGAACTTGAAGCTATAAACAGGTGGTAGATTTATGCTTAGAAAAAGACGAAGGATTTCACAGGACTATGATGATGATCCTATGGGAGGATTAAATAACCTTTCGGATGCTATGCTTGTTTTAGCTTTAGGATTTTTAATCTTTGCAATTATGGCTCTGTCTGTAAATCCTGATTTAGTTTCAAATCAGCAGACCACACAAGATGTATCGACTGCAAATACGTTTACCCAAAATTACACTAGTGCCGGAGGTATTGAGGATAGCGGATATAGTGAAGTGGGTAAAGTTTACGAAGATCCAAGTACCGGTAAACTGGTTCTTGTATCTGGAGGGTGATTTATATTTATTAATTAACTAGAACATTTAAGGAGGTGAAAAATGAATAAGAAATGTTTCGTGATTATATTGATTCTGTGTGCATTAGTTTCATTAAATTTCTGTGCCGCTCACGAAATTGATAATTCAACAGAGATTATTGCTCAGCAGGACAATTCTACCGGAATTCTTGAAAGCAGTAATGCTGAGATTCTGTCTGCATCAGATAAGCCGAATACTTATATTGATGCTGTAAGCAATACTACATTTGACGTGGTCGGCGAGTATTTCAAAGTGAAATTGTCTGATGGGAATAACAAATCAATTTCTAATGTTAAGGTGGTATTTACAGTAAATGGAGTCAGTTATACTAAAAATACTGATTCCAAAGGTATTGCTTCACTTCAAATTAGACTGGCTGATGGTTCATATAAGATTACTTCAAAATTCGCTGGTAATTCCATGTATAAGGCGTCATCATACACAACTAAGATTACTATGAATAATACTCGTGTTGTTGAAAGCGGTTTGACCAACGCCGAGATTCAAAATATTATTGATAATGCTAAAGTAAACAATATCATTTTGTTTAAAGGAGCCAGCTATTCAGATATTAATCTTGTAATCACTAAAAGTTTGACTCTACTTTCCAATGTTAATACTGTGTTAAAATCTACTTCAAATTCCCCAGTCATTACTATTAAAGGAAAAAATGCTTCTTTAACTTCCGTTAAAGGCTTTAACATACAGGGTAATGGTGATGGTGTCAAAGTAGATGGATCAGATTATGTGACTATTATTAAAAATGACATTACAACCAGAGGCAGCGGGATTGTTGCATCAAATGTAAAATATCTAAATATTACCAAAAATAATATTGTTAAGAATGGCAAATGCGGAATAATCCTCTCTTCAGCCAACAACTCTTATATTGTTAATAATAAGATCACAAATAATGGTGAAAACGGTATTGTTTTGACAAAATCCAACATGATTTATATTCATGAAAATACTGTTTCAAATAATGTTCGAAACGGCATTCTTCTAACTAATAAGTATAACGGATTCAGTCATAAGACAGGTCCTCAAAATGTATTTATTACCAAGAATACTGTCAATAAAAATAAATGGGACGGTATTTCAGTGGATTTTGCAGGAGATAATATAAATATTAGGGGAAATACTATAGATTCAAATGCGGATAATGGAATTTCTCTTAATAAAATCGGACATAACAACATTCAGTCCAATGTTATTACCAACAATTATGTGGGCATAAAATTCGCTGAAGAATATGCAAAACCTAAAAACCAGAAAATTGAATATAATGCAATTTATGGCAGCTCTCATGTTGAAATTGAAGCTAAAGAGACATATGCTACTGAAAATGGTGAAAAGTTAACTGTTGGTGATAATTGGTATACTGACAATGGATTGCTATGTCCTAAAATCAGTACAAATAATTTAAAGTTTACTGTAACACAAATTGGTAAAAACCAATTTCAGGCATCATTTGTTGATTCAAAAGGAAATATTGCAACCTTGCTTCCTGATAGGGTTTTAACTTATAAGACTAATGACGGCAAAACATTTTCTGTCACAATAAGTGGAGGTATTGGAACGTTCACTGTAGATGCAAAAGATGCCGACATTATTAAGGCCACTGTAGACCGCAGTAGTAGAAAAAATGTTTTTGATTCAAAAACACCTTCTTCTGCTCCAATCAACGGCCAATCTCCAACATATAATCTGCCAAGTATTCCTCAATATGGTTTATTTGAAGATATTGGAAATGGAGGAGGTTCTGGAGATGGCAACGGTCAAGGATCAAACGGCAATGCCAATAGAGGTAACGAATCTTCACATCAGTCTAGTGACAATGCTGGAAATAGTTCCCATAGTCAAAAAATGGAACCGAATGACAGTCCTGCAAATCAGGTAAATGATGTTTCACAAAGTTATGACTCATTAGATGTGGCACAGGCAAGTGCATCTGAAAGCAGCGGTGCAAATGCAGATTCTGGTTCTACTGCAAAACAGATTATTATAGATGATGAAATTTTTAAGGTTAAAGGTACATTCTTAATCATTCTGTTAATAATTTTAACAATCGGTTTGTATTACCGTGATGATATAAAAGATATTATCTAAACTTTAAAAACTTTTTTTCTTTTTTTTTTAAATTCAATTATTGTTCTTTAAGATAAAAAAGAGCAGGCACACGATTTTTCTTTAAAATAAAAAAAGAAGATAAATATTGGCTATTTATCTTTTGAATTTTGTTTTTTGTAACCTATAATCAATGCTAAAAATATGATTATCAGACAAATTATTACATATATTAATTTCGGAGACTGGGATTTGGAAACTGATTGTGTTTCATTTAATTCATATGCCTTTTCGTCTTCTCCAGCAGAAGCGGTTGAATTAATATATATCTGATTATCTGATTGTATTTTATTGCTGGTCGCATTAGGTAGAGCTATTTTTATATTATCCAATTTGCTGTTTGAATTGTTTAAATCAAAGTTTTCAACAGGTTTGTTGTTATTCGGATTTTGATTTTCATTATTTTCCTGATTTTTATTGTTTTTAATGTTTTCTAGATAATTCTCAGGGAAATAATCCTTAATTAAATCATTATATCTATTTAATAAATTCAGATTCAGTTCATTTAATAAATTAGATTTTGAAGTATGGCTTACTTTAATTCTTGAAGTTACGTTGTTCGGATCATTCACTCTGTAGTCATTAGGGTTTTCATCTCCCCAGTCATTGTTGTTAAAGTTAGGATATAAGTTTTCCGCATGTCTCCATTTTATAAAGACTTCCATACCTTTAGGGGCGGAGTTATTTGTAATTAAATTATTATTGACATTTATATAGGTTTTTGCCTTATACATTGGCTCCTGTATATAAAATGAACCTCCTGTTTCACCTCCGCTGTTATTAACAATAATGGAGTTTTCAAGGTTTAAATTACCGGAAACCATTACCGCTCCTCCATTAGTTCCAGCAGTATTGTTCATAAATATGCATCTGTTAATGTGTGATGTGCCGGACCAGCTATAATATGCCCCTCCCCATTCATCAGCATGATTATACATAAAAATACAATCTTCAACATGGCCGTATCCATAAATACTGACTCTTATAGCGCCACCGTCTCTGCAAGCAGTATTATTTATAAAAACACTATTGTAAATATCTGAATTGGCATAACAGGTAGTTACTGCTCCTCCATCATGGTCTGCATGATTATTGATAAATAACGAATTATTTACAAATAGGTATGCTTTCTGATTAGCAGTTCCGTAGTTGGATATTGCTCCGGCATTGGTGTTGTTAAGTGCAGTATTGTTGATGAAATTACAATAATCTACATAAACATGACCGGTTTCTATGGAGATTGCACCTCCAAAATTATGGGTTAATCCATTAATAAATGTTAAATTTTTAAAAGTAACATATGTAGAGTCATTGTTTATTAAAAAAATACTGGATTTTCTATCGCCATCAATTATGATGTCTGATGGTTTCCCGTTTCCGTGAATTGTTATGTTTTTGGTGATTGTCACGTTATGAATATGGTAAGTTCCTGGATTGATAACAATTTTATCGCCATTTTTTGCATTAATAATTTTATTTTTCAATTCCAAAGATGCGTCATCTGTTTCATCATCGGAATTTGTTTTTAAAATATTTAAGTCATCTTGAATACTTAAAAGATTTTCATCGCTAATACCGGTTAAATCATCGTCTGTGGCACTAACTGCTGTGACTGAAACTAGCATAATTACAAATACAATCATTAAGAATATCTTGGATTTAATTTTTTTCACCTCCTTAATTTTCTTAAATCAAATGATTTTGTAATTTAATGTTTATATTTCAATATATAATAAACTTTATGTCGTAAAAATATAATTTTTATTAATATTTTTTTTATAATGATTTATTATGGGATTTATTAGTTTTGGTGTAGTAAAATATGAATTGTGTTGTTAAAAATCATGCATTGATGATTTAAACTATTTAATTCAATTTTTTTTCATTTTACTAAATATTTATTATTTTTATTGTTGTGAATCTCTTTTCATATTAATTATTTTGCTTTATAATTATTTATATAATTAAATTTAAATTAAAATATCTTTATTTATTTTTCAACGAATTTATATATGTGCATATATGAATAAATCTTATTTTAATTTATTTTATTAAATTTAAACTAATATTAATTATTTTTAATTTTGGCGATAAATAATAATCTTTATATTACATATCGATATAAAATATTAATTATACTTATATTCAAATAAAAGTGATTGGTTTTTTTCTTAAAATTTTATTTCAATATAGTATAAGTTTCAATAATTTAATAAATGGAGAAAATGGAGAATAATTATGAAGAATAAAAAGATAATCATGTCTCTTTTATTAGTTGTTCTTGTCGCATTATCATTAGGTGTTGTTTCTGCAGAAGACCCTGCAGA includes the following:
- a CDS encoding ABC transporter ATP-binding protein, whose amino-acid sequence is MGLNDKLFDVKNISFSYGDVEIFSKISFSVEKGDVLCILGPNGTGKTTLIKCLNGLHDINDGEILINGENIKKLSFKEISRHIGYIPQSHVPSFPFKVLDVVVMGRAPYLNLTDSPKKEDIEIAINSLKILGIENLKDKEYTNLSGGERQLVFLARILCQQPDILILDEPTSHLDFGNQIKFLEIVDNLAKEGLSIIMTSHFPDHAFLSSNKVAIMKEKKFIDFGSPDDVVTEENLKEAYSIDAKLIELDNERKVCVPLKTNLELDL
- a CDS encoding peptide ABC transporter permease, coding for MDLIGGYLLIALLLFSANLALLLGNYQINNKRTAAIGLIFSIMLFLAMSVSKYLSNPLSFLTDYFNYLFFIISIILFVLMVIYMKNSNNLVYLIYSISVMFFISTLLLSSQANLLFSDVIIYSLLVLITVFIVYQISKFLTHAKRQYPVLVGEFMSLFSILVFIFALTYDSTRNIDYTMFSSFLILTPTYQLIYLIIGIVALMILGVLLNESKGGNS
- a CDS encoding nitrous oxide reductase family maturation protein NosD, with amino-acid sequence MNKKCFVIILILCALVSLNFCAAHEIDNSTEIIAQQDNSTGILESSNAEILSASDKPNTYIDAVSNTTFDVVGEYFKVKLSDGNNKSISNVKVVFTVNGVSYTKNTDSKGIASLQIRLADGSYKITSKFAGNSMYKASSYTTKITMNNTRVVESGLTNAEIQNIIDNAKVNNIILFKGASYSDINLVITKSLTLLSNVNTVLKSTSNSPVITIKGKNASLTSVKGFNIQGNGDGVKVDGSDYVTIIKNDITTRGSGIVASNVKYLNITKNNIVKNGKCGIILSSANNSYIVNNKITNNGENGIVLTKSNMIYIHENTVSNNVRNGILLTNKYNGFSHKTGPQNVFITKNTVNKNKWDGISVDFAGDNINIRGNTIDSNADNGISLNKIGHNNIQSNVITNNYVGIKFAEEYAKPKNQKIEYNAIYGSSHVEIEAKETYATENGEKLTVGDNWYTDNGLLCPKISTNNLKFTVTQIGKNQFQASFVDSKGNIATLLPDRVLTYKTNDGKTFSVTISGGIGTFTVDAKDADIIKATVDRSSRKNVFDSKTPSSAPINGQSPTYNLPSIPQYGLFEDIGNGGGSGDGNGQGSNGNANRGNESSHQSSDNAGNSSHSQKMEPNDSPANQVNDVSQSYDSLDVAQASASESSGANADSGSTAKQIIIDDEIFKVKGTFLIILLIILTIGLYYRDDIKDII
- a CDS encoding MotA/TolQ/ExbB proton channel family protein, which produces MIIQGTETLTSLIHILSESLLTPVVVLIIISVVIVILSFGGLINEYISRKPISSNELEQLIRNVSFSNDVSKLRNEIENSNLFTFQKEILIKIANNYDIGQDARKALASELISNEETKLIKKTNKTDILIRVGPILGLLGTLIPLGPGLAALGTGDILTLAQSLTIAFDTTVTGLSVGALSYLISKFKKQWYESDLINVESIVEAELEAINRW
- a CDS encoding FmdE family protein, whose amino-acid sequence is MNEQDYDEQLAKAAEFHGHICGGIAIGTKLAMYGLELLGLGFNQRHKNLIVFLEIDRCMSDAVQSVTGCSMGKRTLKQMYYGKFAATFYNTDTDEALRITDADANKKFKDEETKDEMIARFRRTPPEELFKVDRVKIELTPGDMPGKPYTTTFCSVCGEKVSDGRHVLRGGKPVCKSCAQESYYELIED
- a CDS encoding DUF2149 domain-containing protein, with translation MLRKRRRISQDYDDDPMGGLNNLSDAMLVLALGFLIFAIMALSVNPDLVSNQQTTQDVSTANTFTQNYTSAGGIEDSGYSEVGKVYEDPSTGKLVLVSGG